In Eretmochelys imbricata isolate rEreImb1 chromosome 14, rEreImb1.hap1, whole genome shotgun sequence, a genomic segment contains:
- the FLOT1 gene encoding flotillin-1 isoform X1: MFFTCGPNEAMVVSGFCRSPPVMVAGGRVFVLPCIQQIQRISLNTLTLNVKSEKVYTRHGVPISVTGIAQVKIQGQNKEMLAAACQMFLGKSESEITHIALETLEGHQRAIMAHMTVEEIYKDRKKFSEQVFKVASSDLVNMGISVVSYTLKDIHDDQDYLHSLGKARTAQVQKDARMGEAEAKRDAGIKEAEAKQEKLSAQYLSEIEMAKAQRDYELKKATYDIEVNTRKAESDLAYQLQVAKTKQKIEEQKMQVLVVERTQQIQLQEQEIVRKEHELEALVKKPAEAERYRLEKLAEAQRCQLIMQAEAEAESLRVKGEAQAFAIEAKARADAEQMSKKAEAFQQYQDAAMVDMLLEKLPQVAEEISKPLSAVKKITMVSSGSQGMGAAKVTGEVLDIMSKLPETVEKLTGISISQMSQKKPGRMS, from the exons ATGTTCTTCACTTGCGGCCCCAATGAGGCCATGGTGGTCTCGG gCTTCTGCCGCAGCCCCCCAGTGATGGTGGCGGGGGGCCGGGTCTTCGTCCTCCCCTGCATCCAGCAGATCCAGAG GATCTCCTTGAACACGCTGACCCTGAATGTGAAGAGCGAGAAGGTTTATACCCGGCACGGGGTCCCCATCTCCGTCACCGGCATCGCCCAG GTGAAGATCCAGGGCCAGAACAAGGAGATGCTGGCGGCCGCCTGCCAGATGTTCCTCGGCAAGTCGGAGAGCGAGATCACCCACATCGCGCTGGAGACGCTGGAGGGGCATCAGCGGGCCATCATGGCCCACATGACTGTGGAG GAAATCTATAAGGATCGGAAGAAGTTCTCGGAGCAGGTTTTCAAGGTGGCCTCCTCAGACCTGGTCAACATGGGCATCAGCGTGGTGAGCTACACGCTCAAGGACATTCACGACGACCAG GATTATCTGCACTCGCTGGGGAAAGCCAGGACCGCCCAGGTGCAGAAAGACGCGCGGATGGGGGAAGCCGAGGCCAAGAGAGATGCCGGCATCAAG GAGGCTGAGGCgaagcaggagaagctctctgcCCAGTACTTGAGCGAGATCGAGATGGCCAAGGCACAGCGGGACTACGAGCTGAAGAAAGCCACCTACGACATCGAGGTGAACACCCGCAAGGCCGAGTCCGACCTGGCCTATCAGCTGCAG GTGGCCAAGACCAAGCAGAAGATCGAGGAGCAGAAGATGCAGGTGTTGGTGGTGGAGCGGACCCAGCAGATCCAGCTGCAGGAGCAGGAAATCGTCCGCAAGGAGCACGAGCTGGAGGCCCTGGTCAAGAAGCCGGCCGAGGCCGAGCGCTACCGGCTGGAGAAGCTGGCAGAGGCCCAGAG gtgcCAGCTCATCATGCAGGCGGAGGCTGAAGCAGAGTCCCTGAGG GTGAAGGGGGAGGCACAGGCCTTCGCCATTGAGGCCAAGGCGCGGGCGGACGCCGAGCAGATGTCCAAGAAGGCGGAGGCGTTCCAGCAGTATCAGGACGCCGCCATGGTCGACATGCTGCTGGAGAAGCTGCCCCAG GTGGCGGAGGAGATCAGCAAGCCGCTGAGCGCGGTGAAGAAGATCACCATGGTGTCGAGCGGCAGCCAGGGCATGGGCGCTGCCAAGGTGACAGGGGAGGTGCTGGACATCATGAGCAAACTCCCCGAGACCGTGGAGAAACTCACCGGCATCAGCATCTCCCAG ATGAGTCAGAAGAAGCCGGGGCGAATGTCCTAG
- the FLOT1 gene encoding flotillin-1 isoform X2, giving the protein MFFTCGPNEAMVVSGFCRSPPVMVAGGRVFVLPCIQQIQRISLNTLTLNVKSEKVYTRHGVPISVTGIAQVKIQGQNKEMLAAACQMFLGKSESEITHIALETLEGHQRAIMAHMTVEEIYKDRKKFSEQVFKVASSDLVNMGISVVSYTLKDIHDDQDYLHSLGKARTAQVQKDARMGEAEAKRDAGIKEAEAKQEKLSAQYLSEIEMAKAQRDYELKKATYDIEVNTRKAESDLAYQLQVAKTKQKIEEQKMQVLVVERTQQIQLQEQEIVRKEHELEALVKKPAEAERYRLEKLAEAQRCQLIMQAEAEAESLRVKGEAQAFAIEAKARADAEQMSKKAEAFQQYQDAAMVDMLLEKLPQVAEEISKPLSAVKKITMVSSGSQGMGAAKVTGEVLDIMSKLPETVEKLTGISISQGVQRRL; this is encoded by the exons ATGTTCTTCACTTGCGGCCCCAATGAGGCCATGGTGGTCTCGG gCTTCTGCCGCAGCCCCCCAGTGATGGTGGCGGGGGGCCGGGTCTTCGTCCTCCCCTGCATCCAGCAGATCCAGAG GATCTCCTTGAACACGCTGACCCTGAATGTGAAGAGCGAGAAGGTTTATACCCGGCACGGGGTCCCCATCTCCGTCACCGGCATCGCCCAG GTGAAGATCCAGGGCCAGAACAAGGAGATGCTGGCGGCCGCCTGCCAGATGTTCCTCGGCAAGTCGGAGAGCGAGATCACCCACATCGCGCTGGAGACGCTGGAGGGGCATCAGCGGGCCATCATGGCCCACATGACTGTGGAG GAAATCTATAAGGATCGGAAGAAGTTCTCGGAGCAGGTTTTCAAGGTGGCCTCCTCAGACCTGGTCAACATGGGCATCAGCGTGGTGAGCTACACGCTCAAGGACATTCACGACGACCAG GATTATCTGCACTCGCTGGGGAAAGCCAGGACCGCCCAGGTGCAGAAAGACGCGCGGATGGGGGAAGCCGAGGCCAAGAGAGATGCCGGCATCAAG GAGGCTGAGGCgaagcaggagaagctctctgcCCAGTACTTGAGCGAGATCGAGATGGCCAAGGCACAGCGGGACTACGAGCTGAAGAAAGCCACCTACGACATCGAGGTGAACACCCGCAAGGCCGAGTCCGACCTGGCCTATCAGCTGCAG GTGGCCAAGACCAAGCAGAAGATCGAGGAGCAGAAGATGCAGGTGTTGGTGGTGGAGCGGACCCAGCAGATCCAGCTGCAGGAGCAGGAAATCGTCCGCAAGGAGCACGAGCTGGAGGCCCTGGTCAAGAAGCCGGCCGAGGCCGAGCGCTACCGGCTGGAGAAGCTGGCAGAGGCCCAGAG gtgcCAGCTCATCATGCAGGCGGAGGCTGAAGCAGAGTCCCTGAGG GTGAAGGGGGAGGCACAGGCCTTCGCCATTGAGGCCAAGGCGCGGGCGGACGCCGAGCAGATGTCCAAGAAGGCGGAGGCGTTCCAGCAGTATCAGGACGCCGCCATGGTCGACATGCTGCTGGAGAAGCTGCCCCAG GTGGCGGAGGAGATCAGCAAGCCGCTGAGCGCGGTGAAGAAGATCACCATGGTGTCGAGCGGCAGCCAGGGCATGGGCGCTGCCAAGGTGACAGGGGAGGTGCTGGACATCATGAGCAAACTCCCCGAGACCGTGGAGAAACTCACCGGCATCAGCATCTCCCAG GGGGTCCAGAGGCGTCTGTGA
- the TUBB gene encoding tubulin beta chain: MREIVHIQAGQCGNQIGAKFWEVISDEHGIDPTGTYHGDSDLQLDRISVYYNEATGGKYVPRAILVDLEPGTMDSVRSGPFGQIFRPDNFVFGQSGAGNNWAKGHYTEGAELVDSVLDVVRKEAESCDCLQGFQLTHSLGGGTGSGMGTLLISKIREEYPDRIMNTFSVVPSPKVSDTVVEPYNATLSVHQLVENTDETYCIDNEALYDICFRTLKLTTPTYGDLNHLVSATMSGVTTCLRFPGQLNADLRKLAVNMVPFPRLHFFMPGFAPLTSRGSQQYRALTVPELTQQVFDAKNMMAACDPRHGRYLTVAAVFRGRMSMKEVDEQMLNVQNKNSSYFVEWIPNNVKTAVCDIPPRGLKMAVTFIGNSTAIQELFKRISEQFTAMFRRKAFLHWYTGEGMDEMEFTEAESNMNDLVSEYQQYQDATAEEEEDFGEEAEEEA, translated from the exons ATGAGGGAAATCGTCCACATCCAGGCTGGCCAGTGCGGCAACCAGATCGGTGCCAAG TTCTGGGAGGTGATCAGTGACGAGCACGGCATCGACCCCACCGGCACCTACCACGGCGACAGCGACCTGCAGCTCGACCGCATCAGCGTCTATTACAACGAGGCCACAG GTGGTAAATATGTCCCTCGCGCCATCTTGGTCGATTTGGAACCGGGCACCATGGACTCCGTCCGCTCCGGTCCCTTCGGCCAGATCTTCCGACCAGACAACTTCGTCTTCG GCCAGAGCGGAGCTGGTAACAACTGGGCCAAGGGGCACTACACGGAGGGGGCCGAGCTGGTGGACTCGGTGCTGGACGTGGTGAGGAAGGAGGCGGAGAGCTGCGACTGCCTGCAGGGCTTCCAGCTGACCCACTCGCTGGGCGGCGGCACGGGCTCGGGCATGGGCACGCTGCTGATCAGCAAGATCCGGGAGGAGTACCCCGACCGCATCATGAACACCTTCAGCGTGGTGCCGTCACCCAAGGTCTCGGACACGGTGGTGGAGCCCTACAACGCCACCCTGTCCGTCCACCAGCTGGTGGAGAACACGGACGAGACCTACTGCATCGACAACGAGGCCCTGTACGACATCTGCTTCCGCACCCTCAAGCTCACCACCCCCACCTACGGCGACCTCAACCACCTGGTCTCGGCCACCATGAGCGGCGTCACCACCTGCCTCCGTTTCCCCGGGCAGCTCAACGCCGACCTCCGCAAACTGGCCGTCAACATGGTGCCCTTCCCTCGCCTCCACTTCTTCATGCCCGGCTTTGCCCCCTTGACCAGCCGCGGCAGCCAGCAGTACCGGGCCTTGACCGTGCCGGAGCTGACCCAGCAGGTCTTCGACGCTAAGAACATGATGGCGGCCTGTGACCCCCGCCACGGGCGCTACCTGACGGTGGCGGCCGTCTTCCGCGGCCGCATGTCCATGAAGGAGGTGGACGAGCAGATGCTGAACGTGCAGAACAAGAACAGCAGCTACTTCGTGGAGTGGATCCCCAACAACGTCAAGACGGCCGTGTGCGACATCCCGCCCCGCGGGCTCAAGATGGCCGTCACTTTCATCGGCAACAGCACGGCCATCCAGGAGCTCTTCAAGCGCATCTCGGAGCAGTTCACCGCCATGTTCCGCCGCAAGGCTTTCCTCCACTGGTACACGGGCGAGGGCATGGACGAGATGGAGTTCACCGAGGCGGAGAGCAACATGAACGACTTGGTGTCCGAGTACCAGCAGTACCAGGATGCCACGGCCGAGGAGGAAGAGGACTTCGGGGAAGAGGCTGAAGAAGAAGCTTGA